Below is a genomic region from Angustibacter sp. Root456.
CCGAAGAGCCAGGTGGCAACCGACAGGCCAAACGCGACCACGTCACGCGCGGCAGTGTGCACCAGACCCTCGTCTACGACGGCGACGACTGCGTGGGCTGGTGTCAGTACGGGTCGCCGGCGGAGCTGCCGAACATCAAGAACCGCAAGGTCTACGACAAGGAGCTCGCGTCCCTGCCGGACTGGCGCATCGGCTGCGTCTTCACGGGTAGCCGCCACCGTGGCCACGGTGTCGCCCGAGCCGCGGTCACCGCCACGCTCGAGGCCATCCGGGCGGCCGGGTGATGCGCCGAGAGGTCAGCTGACCCGCATGAGCCGGGTGAGCAGCCACGCGGCGACCCCGGCCGCGGCCGACGCGAGGTAGCCCGCCCCACCGATCGAGGTCGTGTCCATGAGCTCCTGCAACGGTGGGAGCTCGACGGCGGCCACGAGCAGCAGCTCCGACGTCGCCACCGACACCGGCAGCAAGGGGTTGGCCCGGGGCCGGTGCGCGCGGGCGCGGACTCCGAGCGCAACGCCCAGCATCGCCGTCCCGAGTGCGACCAGCAGGGTCGACTGCGCGACGGACGCCGGCACCGCCCACGCTGCCGCACCCCCGACCCCGGCGACCACCAGCATGAGCACGGCGATGCGCCACCACAGCCCACCGCCCAGCACTCCCTCACGCGGACTGCGAGGCGGACGTGTCATCGACCCGACTTCGACCGGCTCCGAGCCGAGCGCGGTACCGGTGAGCGAGTGGGTGAGCAGGTTGATCCACAGGATCTGCGCGGGCAGCAGCGGCAACGGCATCCCCGCGAACGGGCCGACCAGCATGACGACGATCTCGGCCATGCCACCGGACAGCCCGTAGAGCAGGAAGCGGCGGATGTTGGCGTAGACGCGGCGGCCCTCCTCCACCGCGGCGACGACGGTGGCGAGCTCGTCGTCGGCGATGACGAGGTCGGCGGCCTGGCGGGCGACTTCGGTGCCGCGCTGTCCCATCGCGACGCCGATGTCGGCGCGCCGCAGGGCTGGCCCGTCGTTGACGCCGTCGCCGGTCATGGCGACCACGTGGCCCTCGTCCTGCCAGATGCGGATGGCCGAGAGCTTGTCAGCGGGCGTGGCGCGGGCGATCACGTCGACGTCCAGGCCATCGCCACGGTCGAGCGGCTGCGTACTGAGATCCAGCTGCCGCAAGGGCTCTGGCGCGAGGCCGACCTGCCGGGCGATCGACGTCGCGGTGAGCGCGTGGTCGCCCGTGACCAGCACGACGCGAATACCGGCGGTGCGGCACGACTCCAGGGTCGCGTGCGCGGAGGCGCGCGGCGGGTCCTGCAGGGCCACCAGGCCGAGCAGCCGCAGCGGTCGGCCACCGGCCCTCAGGTCGTCGGCGAGCTGACCGTCCGAGCGGCCCGCCCGCGATTCGCGCCGCTCCGCCAGCGCCAGCACCCGCAGCCCCGAGGCGGAGAGGGAGTGACTGCGCCGCAACGCCTCCTCGAGCGCGGACCCGTCGTCGAGCAGGCCAGTGGAGGCGAGCGACTCCGGTGCCCCCTTGCACACCAGCAGCAGCTCGCCGTCCGGCGTCGAGTGCACGGTGGTCATGCGCTTGCGCACGCTGTCGAAGGGGACCTCGGCGACGCGAGGGAAGCGGGTGAGGTCGTCGCTGCCCAGGTGCGCGTCAGCACGAGCCGCGACGAGCAGCGCCACCTCGGTGGGGTCGCCGGCGTGCCCGCCGTCGCGGCCAACATCGAGGGTGGCGTCGTTGCACAGCGCGGCCGCGCGACGCAGGTGCCACGGGTCGACGCCGGGGGCCGGCCACCAGTCGACCACTGACATGCTGGCGTTGGTCAGCGTGCCGGTCTTGTCGGTGGCGAGCAGGGTCACCGAACCCAGCGTCTCGACCGCCGCCAGGTTGCGCACCAGCGCGTGCCGGCGGGCCATGCGCCGCGCGGCGAGCGACAGGCTGATCGTGACCACGGCCGGCAGCGACTCCGGCACCGCGGCCACGGCGAGGCTGACGGCGGCCAGCACCATCAGCTCGAGGTCCTGGCCACGCACCCAGCCGATCCCCAGCACCACCGCGCACAGCACGATCGTGGCCGCGGCGATGAGGGCCGACAGCCGCGCCATCCGCCGCTGCAACGGGGTGACGACGCGCGGCCCCTCCAGCATGGCGGCGATCTGCCCGAGCGAGCTGCTGCGGCCGGTGGCGTCGACGTGCAGCGTGCCGCGGCCGTGGACGACGGCGGTGCCCGCGAGCAGTCGCGAGGTGTCAGCGGTCGCCGCCAGCTCGCCGACCGCGACCTTGTCGATCGCGACGGACTCGCCGGTGAGGGTCGACTCGTCGACCCGCAGCGAGACGGCCTCGAGCACGGCGCCGTCGGCGGGCACGAGGTCACCTTCGCCGAGCAGCACCAGGTCTCCCGGCACGATGTCGCGCACCAGCACGACCCGCTCGGTGCCGTCGCGCACCACCCGGCACTCCGGTGCACCGAGGTTCGACAGCGCCTCCAGGGCCCGGTCGGCTCCCACCTCCTGGCGCACCGAGACCACGGTGTTGACGACCAGCACCAGGCCGATCACCGCAGCGTCGGCGAGGTCGCGCGTGACGACCGTCAGCACCGCCGCGCCGAGCAGCACCAGCACGAGCGGGTCCTTGGCCGATCGCAGCACGCGCAGCAGCAACCGAGGCGGGGCGGCGACCGGCAGCGCGTTCGGGCCGACGTCCTCGAGCGCTCGGGCCGCCTCGGTGGAGGTGAGGCCGACCATGGTGCTCAACCGATGCGCACCTTCTCTCCCACCTCGGGAACGACCACGCACCAACCGGTCTCGGCCTGGACGCGTCGGGCGAGGCCGCGCGAGGCCTCGGGCTCCCCGTGCACCACGTACACCGTCTCGGGTGCGCTCGGTAGCCGCTGCAGCCACGTCACCAGCTCGCCGGCGTCGGCGTGCACCGAGAACTCCTCGTCCATCACCACCTCGGCGCGCACCGGCACGTAGCGCCCGTGCATCTTCAGCTGGCGCGCGCCGTCCTGCAGGGCCCGGCCACGCGTGCCCACGGCCTGGTACCCGGTGAGCACCACCGTGTTCCGGCGGTCGGGCAGCAGGTAGCGCAGGTGGTGGACGACGCGGCCGCCCGTGGCCATACCGCTCGCCGACACGATGATGCACGGGTGGCGTGGCTGGTTGAGCCGCATCGACTCCTCGACGCTGCGGGCCGCCTGAACGCCCGGCAGGTCGAAGAAGTCGTCGCCGACGTCCGGCCGCAGCTCGGGGCGCAGGTCGGGGCGGCGGTACGCCGCCAGGGAGGCCAGCGCCATCGGGCTGTCGACGTAGACCGGCACGGCGGGGATGGCGCCCACGCGCATCAGCCGGGCCAGCTCGTGCAGCACCAGCTCGGTGCGGTCGATCGCGAAGGCCGGCACCACGACGGACCCACCGCGCTGGAGGGTGCGCCGAACGGCGTCCGCGAGCACCTCGTGCCGCTCGCCGCGAGGTGCCGAGTGGGTGCGGTCGCCGTACGTCGACTCCACCACCACCGTCGTCGCGGCGGGCGGGTCGTCGCGGGGCAGCAGCACCGGGTGCGTGGGCCGGCCGAGGTCACCGCTGAAGAGCAGGCGGGAGTCACCGACGTCCAGCAGGATGCTGCTCGAGCCGAGGATGTGGCCCGCGCGCGACAGCGTGAAGCCGACGTCGGCGCCCAGGGCGCCGCGCTCGCCGTACGGGTGCGGCCGAAAGAGCGCGATCGCCCGCTCAGCGTCGGCCGCGTCGTACAGCGGCAGGGGTGGGTCGTGCCGGCTCCAGCCCTGCTCGCGCGCCGCCTGCGCGTCCTCCTCCTGCAGGTGCGCGCTGTCGCGCAGCACGATCTCGGCGAGAGCAGCGGTACCGGCGCTGCACGAGATCGGGCCGCTGAAGCCCTGGCGCACCAACGCCGGGAGGTAGCCGGAGTGGTCGAGGTGCGCGTGCGTCAGCACGACGTGGTCGATGGTCTCGGCAGGTGGCACGAAGGGCTCCCAGTTGCGCCGCCGCCACTGGCGTTCGCCCTGGTAGAGGCCGCAGTCGACGAGGTAGCGCCCGTCGCCGTGACGCAGGAGGAAGCGGCTCCCCGTGACCGTGCCCGTTCCGCCGAGGAAGGTCAACGTGCCGGCCATGTCCCCTCCTAGGGCGTCCTTGCGGCTCACCTCATGCTCGCATCGGGCGCCAAGGTCAGTGGGGGACCAACGGCCCTGTCTCGTACCCACTGGCGCCGAGATGGTGATCCCAGGGACGACGGGAGGAGCCACCATGTCCAGTCCAGACGCCGCCCACCTGGCGACGCACCGACCGTTCGTGGTGGTCGGGTACGACGGGTCGCCCGCCGCGCGGGCCGCGGTGCAGTGGGCGGCGCGCGAGGCCGCCGAGCTGCGCGGCGAGCTGCGGATCGTCGTCGCCTGGCTGCCCGATGTCGGCAGCTGGCACCACGACCCCGAGACCGTCGGGCGAGACGCGGCCGAGGCGACGGCGGACGAGGCGCAGCAGCTGGCTGCTCCGATCGTGCGTGGCCGCGCCGTGGTGGTGACGATCGTGCACCAGGGCGCCGCAGCCGACACGGTGACCCACGCTGCCCACGGGGCCGAGCTGCTGGTGCTGGGCACGCGCGGCCACATCGGCCCGGTGGGCACGCTGCTCGGCAGCGTGAGCCGGCGGTGCGTGCGCCTCGCCACCGAGCCGGTGGTGCTGCTGGGTCCCGAGGCCGTCCCGCAACCCGAGCAGCGCGTGGTGCTCACCTGCCACAGCGGCGCGGCGGCGGCGTCCGCTCTCACGTGGGCCACCCGGCGAGCCAGGCGCACGGCGCGCGAGCTGCACGTGCTCGACACGTGGTCGGTGGGTGCGATGGCCGGCGACCTGCTCGCCACCGAGGTCGAGGACGCCGCCCACGACGACGCCGCGAAGCGGCACGGCGCGACGATGGCCGCCGTGCGCGCAGCGGTGCGCGGCGTCGCCACGGTCACGGGGGTTCTCGTCGAGGGCCGGGCCGCGCACGTGGAGTTCGAACGCACGCTGCCCGGTGACCTGCTCGTCGTCCCGCTCGACGACACCGACCACCGCCCGTCGCTGCGCTACTCGCGGTGCCCGGTGGTGCTCGTGCCGGTGTCGACCGCCATGACGACGCGCCACCGCCGCCAGGCGGCGGTCGAAGCCGTGTGAGGCGGCCGCACGTGGCCAGGACGCGCCCGAGGAACGGGCCTGAGACCGACGTCCCGACGATGAGCCCCGGTCACCCGGCCGCGGTGGCTGCGTGGCCCGAGCGCTACGAGACGCTCTCGGCCGACGGCGTGCCGTTCGAGATCTCCAGCGTGTCTACGGTGACTCGCGACGAGCTGACGGACCTGTTCGCTCGTGCGTCGGATCGCTCGCTGTACCAACGGTTCCTCGGGGCCGGCCACCCGGCCGTCGATGCCTACGTCGAGCAGCTCCTCGACCCGGCGCGAGGGCTGGACGCCGTGGTCGCGAGGCTGCACGGCGAGCTCGTCGCGGTGGCGTCCAGCCACGTGCTCACCGAGGGCGAGGCCGAGATCGGAATGCTCGTGGCCGACGAGCACCAGCACCGGGGCATCGGCACGCTGCTGCTCGAGGACCTCGTCGCCCGGGCCAGGGCCCGCGGGCTCGCCGGTGTGACCGCCTTCGTGCTGAGCGCCAACGACCAGATGGTGCAGGTGCTGCGCGACAGCGGCCTCGTTCGCGAGGCCCTCACGGACGCCGACACGGTCACGTTCCGTATCCCGCTGCAGGAGAACGGGCCCGGCGCCGCCGAGGCCGGCCGCCGTGCCGTCACCAGCAGCGTGAAGTCGCTGGCGCGGTTGCTCGCCCCCCAGTCAGTGGTGGTGGTCGGTGCGGGGCGTCGCCGCAACGGCGTCGGCCACCAGGTGGTGGCCCACCTGCGTCGGGCGCGGTTCACCGGCCCCCTCTACGTCGTGAACCGCTCGGGACACGCGGTGCACTCGGTGCCGGCGTACCGGTCGGTGGCCGACCTGCCGCGCTCGATCGACCTCGGTGTCGTCGCGGTGCCGGCGCCCGAGGTGGAGGCGGTGGTGCGAGACCTGCTGGCGCTCGGCGTCGGCGCGCTGCTGGTGCTGAGTGCCGGGTTCGGCCACGCGACCGAGCAGGGGTCACCCCACGACGAGGACCGGCTGCGCGAGCTGTGCCGCGAGGCCGGTGTGCGGCTGCTCGGGCCCAACTGCATCGGCCTGGTCAACACCGACCGGTCGGTGCGGCTCGACGCCTCGTTCCTCCCCAAGGCGCCGCGGCCGGGCCGGGTCGCCGTCGTCGCGCAGTCGGGCGCGGTGGCCGCCGGTCTGGTCGAGATGCTCGATCGGCGGGGCCTCGGCGTCTCGGTGCTCGCGACGCTCGGCGACGCACCCGACGTCGGGCCGGCGGAGCTGCTCGCCTACGCGACCGAGGACGCCGAGACGAGTGTCGTGGCCCTGCACCTCGAGGGCCTCGCCGACCCGTCCGCACTGGCTCGCGTGGCGCAGGAGGCCACGACCCGCAAGCCGGTGCTGCTGCTCAAGCCCGGACGCTCGGTGGCGGCGCGGGTGGCCGCGCGGAGCCACACCGGCGCCGCTGCCGTGGACGACGCGGCGGTCGACGCCTTGTGCCGGCGGACCGGGATCACCCGGGTCGCATCGCTCGAGGAGCTCGCCGACATCGCCACCCTGCACGCCACCCAAAGCACTCCGCGGGGCCTGCGCGTTGCGGTGGTGGGGAACTCCGGCGGACCCGGCGTGCTCGCCCTCGACGCGTTGTCGGAGAGCGGGCTGGTGGCGGCGGAGCTCACGCAGCACACGCTGATGCGGCTCGACATGCTGCTCGCGCCGGGGGCGTCGTCCGGGCAGCTGGTCGACATGACCGCCTCGGCCGGTGCCGACGTCCTCGAGCAGGCCATGGCGACGGTGATGGACGACCCCGGCGTGGACGCGCTGCTGCTCGCGCTGACGCCTCTGCAGCAGCTACCGACCGCGTTGATCCGCTCCGTGGTCGACCGGACGTCGGCGTCGCACCCGGACGTCACGACGGTGCTGTGCATCACCGGCGAGGGCGGGCGCGAGGGCGGGCGGGTTCCGTGGTTCGACGACCCGGCGCGCGCCGTCCGATCACTTGCCGGGCAGGCGAGATGGGGTTCGTGGGTGCGCCAGCAGGCGCAGGCGCGACCACTGGCCGACCCGGTGCCACGCGCGGACGCCGCGACGGCGCGCGAGGTGGTGCGCGGGGCGCTGCTGCGCCGTCCCGAGGGCTGCTGGCTGGAGCCGCGCGAGGTGCGTGACCTGCTGCGCGCCTACCACGTCGACCTCGTACCCACGGTGGAGGCCGACTCGCCCGAGAACGCCGCCGACGCCAGCGCGACGCTGCGCGCACCGCTGGCGCTCAAGGCTTTTGGCGAGTCGCTGGTGCACAAGACGGCACGCGGCGCCGTCGCGCTCGACCTGCGCAGCGCCCACGACGTGCGTGATGCCGCGCACGAGATGGTCGAGCGGCTGGGTGACGAGGTGCGCGGGTTCGTCGTCCAGCCGATGGTGTTCGGGCGGCGCGAGGTGATCATCGGGGGCACCCG
It encodes:
- a CDS encoding GNAT family N-acetyltransferase translates to MHQTLVYDGDDCVGWCQYGSPAELPNIKNRKVYDKELASLPDWRIGCVFTGSRHRGHGVARAAVTATLEAIRAAG
- a CDS encoding MBL fold metallo-hydrolase RNA specificity domain-containing protein, whose translation is MAGTLTFLGGTGTVTGSRFLLRHGDGRYLVDCGLYQGERQWRRRNWEPFVPPAETIDHVVLTHAHLDHSGYLPALVRQGFSGPISCSAGTAALAEIVLRDSAHLQEEDAQAAREQGWSRHDPPLPLYDAADAERAIALFRPHPYGERGALGADVGFTLSRAGHILGSSSILLDVGDSRLLFSGDLGRPTHPVLLPRDDPPAATTVVVESTYGDRTHSAPRGERHEVLADAVRRTLQRGGSVVVPAFAIDRTELVLHELARLMRVGAIPAVPVYVDSPMALASLAAYRRPDLRPELRPDVGDDFFDLPGVQAARSVEESMRLNQPRHPCIIVSASGMATGGRVVHHLRYLLPDRRNTVVLTGYQAVGTRGRALQDGARQLKMHGRYVPVRAEVVMDEEFSVHADAGELVTWLQRLPSAPETVYVVHGEPEASRGLARRVQAETGWCVVVPEVGEKVRIG
- a CDS encoding cation-translocating P-type ATPase → MVGLTSTEAARALEDVGPNALPVAAPPRLLLRVLRSAKDPLVLVLLGAAVLTVVTRDLADAAVIGLVLVVNTVVSVRQEVGADRALEALSNLGAPECRVVRDGTERVVLVRDIVPGDLVLLGEGDLVPADGAVLEAVSLRVDESTLTGESVAIDKVAVGELAATADTSRLLAGTAVVHGRGTLHVDATGRSSSLGQIAAMLEGPRVVTPLQRRMARLSALIAAATIVLCAVVLGIGWVRGQDLELMVLAAVSLAVAAVPESLPAVVTISLSLAARRMARRHALVRNLAAVETLGSVTLLATDKTGTLTNASMSVVDWWPAPGVDPWHLRRAAALCNDATLDVGRDGGHAGDPTEVALLVAARADAHLGSDDLTRFPRVAEVPFDSVRKRMTTVHSTPDGELLLVCKGAPESLASTGLLDDGSALEEALRRSHSLSASGLRVLALAERRESRAGRSDGQLADDLRAGGRPLRLLGLVALQDPPRASAHATLESCRTAGIRVVLVTGDHALTATSIARQVGLAPEPLRQLDLSTQPLDRGDGLDVDVIARATPADKLSAIRIWQDEGHVVAMTGDGVNDGPALRRADIGVAMGQRGTEVARQAADLVIADDELATVVAAVEEGRRVYANIRRFLLYGLSGGMAEIVVMLVGPFAGMPLPLLPAQILWINLLTHSLTGTALGSEPVEVGSMTRPPRSPREGVLGGGLWWRIAVLMLVVAGVGGAAAWAVPASVAQSTLLVALGTAMLGVALGVRARAHRPRANPLLPVSVATSELLLVAAVELPPLQELMDTTSIGGAGYLASAAAGVAAWLLTRLMRVS
- a CDS encoding bifunctional GNAT family N-acetyltransferase/acetate--CoA ligase family protein, coding for MSPGHPAAVAAWPERYETLSADGVPFEISSVSTVTRDELTDLFARASDRSLYQRFLGAGHPAVDAYVEQLLDPARGLDAVVARLHGELVAVASSHVLTEGEAEIGMLVADEHQHRGIGTLLLEDLVARARARGLAGVTAFVLSANDQMVQVLRDSGLVREALTDADTVTFRIPLQENGPGAAEAGRRAVTSSVKSLARLLAPQSVVVVGAGRRRNGVGHQVVAHLRRARFTGPLYVVNRSGHAVHSVPAYRSVADLPRSIDLGVVAVPAPEVEAVVRDLLALGVGALLVLSAGFGHATEQGSPHDEDRLRELCREAGVRLLGPNCIGLVNTDRSVRLDASFLPKAPRPGRVAVVAQSGAVAAGLVEMLDRRGLGVSVLATLGDAPDVGPAELLAYATEDAETSVVALHLEGLADPSALARVAQEATTRKPVLLLKPGRSVAARVAARSHTGAAAVDDAAVDALCRRTGITRVASLEELADIATLHATQSTPRGLRVAVVGNSGGPGVLALDALSESGLVAAELTQHTLMRLDMLLAPGASSGQLVDMTASAGADVLEQAMATVMDDPGVDALLLALTPLQQLPTALIRSVVDRTSASHPDVTTVLCITGEGGREGGRVPWFDDPARAVRSLAGQARWGSWVRQQAQARPLADPVPRADAATAREVVRGALLRRPEGCWLEPREVRDLLRAYHVDLVPTVEADSPENAADASATLRAPLALKAFGESLVHKTARGAVALDLRSAHDVRDAAHEMVERLGDEVRGFVVQPMVFGRREVIIGGTRKPGWGPLVMVGRGGVDTDVDPDRAWALAPAPMVEVEAMVRSLRCSDGIVGSAASVGSARLYELVSRVSELVTDLFDVAELDLNPVLVGSGPPLVVDARVRVAPPAEVPWGPVVRHLPT
- a CDS encoding universal stress protein — translated: MSSPDAAHLATHRPFVVVGYDGSPAARAAVQWAAREAAELRGELRIVVAWLPDVGSWHHDPETVGRDAAEATADEAQQLAAPIVRGRAVVVTIVHQGAAADTVTHAAHGAELLVLGTRGHIGPVGTLLGSVSRRCVRLATEPVVLLGPEAVPQPEQRVVLTCHSGAAAASALTWATRRARRTARELHVLDTWSVGAMAGDLLATEVEDAAHDDAAKRHGATMAAVRAAVRGVATVTGVLVEGRAAHVEFERTLPGDLLVVPLDDTDHRPSLRYSRCPVVLVPVSTAMTTRHRRQAAVEAV